The following proteins are co-located in the Robbsia betulipollinis genome:
- a CDS encoding ShlB/FhaC/HecB family hemolysin secretion/activation protein produces the protein MTPPFRRAAIIRHIAGRIATMGLLLGCAAARAQDAALLAPDTLASPAYDDDTTIEMVEPPRAATTAPRLDGASDATRIRIDAVDLDEGPQASDARTAATLRAAVAHFRATLLAAPLPQSAILDAAETLEAAYARAGFVLVRVVVPEQALDAGARLRVIVVDAYLMAVDTSAVPQAVRAHVAAVLAPLVGRRGVRYAEIERQLLLAGDASGVTLQSQLVAGALSESSMLVVAAQYRPVTAAISADTHASTAIGGWSAGLELDLHSLAHRGETVYFRARGYPGPHRHGILGAEPRNRLLAGGIVMPLGNHGLSAGFEAIAVRAAPQTNAPYGFLSEYDRYSMRLRYALRRSQESNIGLEAAFDLQRDHTDLRYAGRRIVWSRDRLRVLRLGSTASWRVSAHGQLHGGVTTSFGLNTLGARARPPAGADDVPLSRMGADAGFRKLVLSAGYSQWLGPHLGVEVQARAQTGFNQPMAASEGMSLGGPGALSPFEPSALFGDTGALVRGEVFSRWQLPTRFGTTSASPYAFAALGSVALAQPTAVQRGSVTARAMGAGVRFAAAPRHAARSLSLALEYGVGHRNDGQPGENRFDVSARLHF, from the coding sequence ATGACGCCACCATTTCGCAGGGCCGCGATTATCCGTCACATCGCCGGCCGCATCGCCACCATGGGTTTGCTGCTCGGCTGCGCCGCCGCCCGGGCCCAGGACGCGGCGTTGCTCGCACCCGACACGCTGGCGTCGCCGGCCTACGACGACGACACGACGATCGAGATGGTCGAGCCGCCGCGCGCGGCAACCACGGCGCCGCGCCTGGACGGTGCGTCTGACGCCACGCGCATCCGGATCGATGCGGTGGACCTGGACGAGGGGCCGCAGGCAAGCGACGCGCGCACCGCCGCGACCTTGCGCGCGGCGGTGGCGCACTTTCGCGCCACGCTGCTTGCCGCGCCGCTGCCGCAGAGCGCGATCCTCGATGCGGCGGAAACGCTGGAGGCGGCCTATGCACGCGCGGGTTTCGTGCTGGTGCGGGTGGTGGTGCCCGAGCAGGCGCTCGACGCGGGCGCGCGCCTGCGCGTGATCGTCGTGGACGCGTATCTCATGGCCGTGGATACGAGCGCGGTGCCGCAGGCGGTGCGGGCGCACGTGGCGGCGGTTCTCGCGCCCCTGGTAGGCCGCCGGGGGGTGCGCTACGCCGAAATCGAGCGGCAACTGCTGCTGGCGGGCGATGCCTCGGGCGTGACGTTGCAGTCGCAACTGGTCGCGGGCGCGCTCTCGGAGTCGAGCATGCTGGTGGTGGCGGCGCAGTACCGTCCGGTGACGGCGGCCATCAGTGCGGACACGCACGCGAGCACGGCGATCGGTGGCTGGAGCGCCGGTCTCGAACTCGACCTGCATTCCCTCGCGCATCGTGGCGAAACCGTCTATTTCCGTGCGCGCGGGTACCCCGGGCCGCATCGACACGGCATTCTCGGCGCCGAACCGCGCAACCGACTGCTCGCCGGCGGCATCGTGATGCCCCTCGGCAATCACGGCCTGAGCGCGGGTTTCGAGGCGATCGCGGTGCGTGCCGCCCCGCAGACGAACGCGCCGTATGGCTTCCTCAGCGAATACGACCGCTACTCGATGCGGTTGCGCTACGCGCTGCGTCGTTCGCAGGAAAGCAATATCGGGCTGGAGGCGGCGTTCGACCTGCAACGCGACCACACCGACCTGCGCTACGCGGGCCGGCGCATCGTTTGGTCGCGGGACCGGCTGCGGGTACTGCGCCTGGGAAGCACGGCGTCCTGGCGGGTGTCCGCGCACGGTCAGCTGCACGGCGGCGTCACCACCTCGTTCGGTCTGAACACACTGGGCGCCCGCGCCCGGCCGCCAGCGGGTGCGGATGACGTGCCCCTGTCGCGCATGGGTGCCGATGCGGGCTTTCGCAAGCTGGTGCTCTCCGCGGGCTATTCCCAGTGGCTGGGGCCGCATCTGGGCGTCGAGGTCCAGGCCCGCGCGCAGACCGGCTTCAACCAGCCGATGGCCGCGTCCGAGGGGATGAGCCTCGGCGGCCCCGGCGCGCTCTCGCCGTTCGAGCCCAGCGCGCTCTTCGGCGATACGGGCGCGCTCGTGCGCGGCGAGGTCTTTTCGCGCTGGCAGTTGCCGACCCGTTTCGGCACGACCTCGGCCAGTCCCTATGCGTTTGCCGCGCTCGGCTCCGTGGCGCTCGCGCAGCCCACCGCGGTGCAGCGCGGCAGCGTCACGGCGCGCGCAATGGGCGCCGGCGTGCGTTTCGCCGCCGCGCCGCGGCACGCGGCGCGCAGCCTGTCGCTGGCGCTGGAATATGGCGTCGGACATCGCAACGACGGCCAGCCCGGAGAAAACCGGTTCGACGTCTCCGCGCGTCTGCATTTCTGA
- the fliL gene encoding flagellar basal body-associated protein FliL: protein MSAAAAKGAGGKAEKAEGKKSPLLLILLVVIIVLLLGGGGAAFYFFKSASHGSAPAKVLPPVFFPLDAFTVNLATDDGDAHYLHLGLTLKVEDEEATKNLTTYLPEIRSRILLLLSSKHAEDLSTVAGKNKLSDEIMKTVEQPFVKDGSHAKVNGVLFTDFVIQ from the coding sequence ATGAGTGCAGCTGCAGCCAAGGGCGCGGGCGGCAAGGCGGAGAAGGCGGAAGGCAAGAAGAGTCCGCTCCTGCTGATTTTGCTGGTGGTCATCATCGTGCTGTTGCTGGGCGGCGGCGGCGCCGCCTTCTACTTCTTCAAATCGGCGAGCCACGGCAGCGCGCCCGCGAAGGTTTTGCCGCCGGTGTTCTTCCCGCTTGACGCCTTCACGGTCAATCTGGCGACCGACGACGGCGACGCCCACTATCTGCATCTCGGCCTGACGCTGAAGGTGGAAGACGAGGAAGCGACGAAGAACCTGACCACCTATCTTCCCGAGATCCGCAGCCGCATCCTGCTGTTGCTGTCGTCCAAGCACGCGGAGGATCTGTCGACGGTGGCGGGCAAGAACAAACTGTCGGACGAAATCATGAAGACGGTCGAGCAACCCTTCGTCAAGGACGGCAGCCACGCGAAAGTCAATGGCGTCCTGTTCACCGACTTCGTGATCCAGTAA
- the fliM gene encoding flagellar motor switch protein FliM → MSTEEFLSQEEVDALLKGVNGETDAAPVGVDSAGIRDYDIATQERIVRGRMPTLEIINERFARLLRGGLFNFMRRSAEISVGPVKVQKYGEFMRNLPVPTNLNLVHIKPLRGTALFICDPQLIFHIVDTLFGGDGRFHMRVEGRDFTPTEQRIILKILNLVLEHYGASWKPVYPVEFQYVRAELHTQFANVATPNEVVVTTTFTIEFGAGGGQLHICTPYSMIEPLRDLLSSPLQGEALEVDKRWVRLLSQQVQSADVDICVNLAEIRSNFRQLLEMRVGDVIPFDMPEEVVAKVDGVPVMECTYGIFNGQYALRVARMVRASDSARDGQESGNE, encoded by the coding sequence ATGTCGACCGAAGAGTTTCTCTCACAAGAGGAAGTCGACGCGCTACTCAAGGGCGTCAACGGCGAGACCGACGCCGCGCCCGTCGGCGTCGACAGCGCGGGCATCCGCGACTACGACATCGCGACGCAGGAACGCATCGTCCGCGGCCGGATGCCGACGCTCGAAATCATCAACGAGCGCTTCGCGCGGCTGTTGCGCGGCGGCCTGTTCAACTTCATGCGTCGCAGCGCCGAAATCTCGGTCGGCCCGGTCAAGGTGCAGAAATACGGCGAGTTCATGCGCAACCTGCCGGTGCCCACCAATCTGAATCTGGTGCACATCAAGCCGTTGCGCGGCACGGCGCTGTTCATCTGCGACCCGCAGCTGATCTTCCATATCGTCGACACCCTGTTCGGCGGCGACGGCCGGTTTCACATGCGGGTGGAAGGGCGCGATTTCACACCCACCGAACAACGCATCATCCTCAAGATCCTGAACCTGGTGCTGGAACACTACGGCGCGTCGTGGAAGCCGGTCTACCCGGTCGAATTCCAGTACGTGCGCGCCGAGCTGCACACCCAGTTCGCGAACGTCGCGACGCCGAACGAGGTGGTGGTCACCACCACCTTCACGATCGAGTTCGGCGCCGGCGGCGGTCAGTTGCACATCTGCACCCCCTACTCGATGATCGAGCCGCTGCGCGACCTGCTCAGCAGCCCCTTGCAGGGCGAGGCGCTCGAGGTCGACAAGCGCTGGGTGCGCCTGCTGTCCCAGCAGGTGCAGTCGGCGGACGTCGACATCTGCGTCAATCTCGCGGAGATCCGCAGCAACTTTCGCCAGCTTCTGGAGATGCGCGTCGGCGACGTGATTCCGTTCGACATGCCGGAGGAAGTGGTCGCGAAGGTCGACGGCGTGCCGGTGATGGAATGCACGTACGGCATCTTCAACGGCCAGTATGCATTGCGTGTGGCGCGGATGGTCCGCGCCAGCGATTCGGCCCGGGACGGCCAAGAGAGCGGAAATGAGTGA
- the fliN gene encoding flagellar motor switch protein FliN: MSESIDGMDDWASALAEQESAPLKPSGGGVFQPLVGGNGNDKPNDIEMILDIPVQLTVELGRTKIAIKSLLQLAQGSVVELDGLAGEPMDVLVNGCLIAQGEVVVVNDKFGIRLTDVITPSERIRKLNR, translated from the coding sequence ATGAGTGAAAGCATCGACGGTATGGACGACTGGGCCAGCGCGCTCGCCGAGCAGGAAAGCGCGCCGCTGAAACCCTCGGGCGGCGGCGTGTTCCAGCCGCTGGTCGGCGGCAACGGCAACGACAAGCCGAACGACATCGAGATGATCCTCGACATCCCGGTCCAGCTGACGGTGGAACTCGGCCGCACCAAGATCGCGATCAAGAGCCTGCTGCAGCTCGCGCAGGGCTCCGTCGTCGAACTCGACGGCCTGGCCGGCGAACCGATGGACGTGCTGGTCAACGGCTGCCTGATCGCCCAGGGCGAAGTGGTGGTGGTCAACGACAAATTCGGCATCCGGCTCACCGACGTGATCACGCCGTCCGAACGCATCCGGAAACTGAACCGATGA
- the fliO gene encoding flagellar biosynthetic protein FliO — protein sequence MSTATFAHAASAVPVLGSAVPALGVGGIFQAVFGLIVVIGAVFACGWLARRLGIKPTRQGGLVKVVGSASLGTRERVVVVEVADTWLVLGVAPGNVRSLHTLPAQGTVDAAAPAGATPSFQAAFARQLRAKFNVPGKD from the coding sequence ATGAGCACGGCCACCTTCGCGCATGCGGCGTCGGCCGTGCCGGTTCTCGGCAGCGCCGTGCCGGCGCTCGGCGTCGGCGGCATCTTCCAGGCCGTTTTCGGCCTGATCGTGGTGATCGGCGCGGTGTTCGCCTGCGGCTGGCTGGCGCGGCGCCTGGGCATCAAGCCGACGCGCCAGGGCGGTCTGGTCAAGGTGGTGGGCAGCGCCTCGCTCGGCACCCGCGAGCGCGTCGTGGTGGTGGAGGTCGCGGATACCTGGCTGGTGTTGGGCGTGGCGCCGGGCAATGTCCGCTCGCTGCACACCCTGCCCGCGCAGGGTACCGTGGACGCGGCCGCGCCGGCCGGCGCGACGCCGTCGTTCCAGGCCGCGTTCGCGCGGCAGTTACGCGCCAAATTCAACGTGCCGGGCAAGGATTGA
- the fliP gene encoding flagellar type III secretion system pore protein FliP (The bacterial flagellar biogenesis protein FliP forms a type III secretion system (T3SS)-type pore required for flagellar assembly.): MLPLPYSIVRARAASSPARRPQPSRAAPLAALGILLGATLLLLAPDTWAQTAALPALNTAAGPNGGTTYSLSVQTLLTLTMLSFLPAMLLMMTSFTRIIIVLSLLRQAIGTASTPPNQVLVGLALFVTFFVMSPVLNTAYQDAYKPFSENRIGFDDALQRGVEPFKHFMLRQTRESDLALFAKIAKAPPMNGPEDVPLRLLLPAFATSEIKTGFQIGFTIFIPFLIIDLVVASVLMSMGMMMVSPATISLPFKLMLFVLADGWQLLIGSLAQSFLT; the protein is encoded by the coding sequence ATGCTGCCGCTTCCGTATTCCATCGTGCGCGCCCGCGCCGCATCGTCCCCGGCACGACGGCCGCAGCCGTCACGCGCGGCGCCGCTGGCGGCGCTCGGCATCCTGCTCGGCGCGACGCTGCTGCTGCTCGCCCCCGACACCTGGGCGCAGACGGCGGCGCTGCCCGCGCTGAACACCGCCGCCGGCCCGAACGGCGGCACGACCTATTCGCTGTCGGTGCAGACGCTGCTGACGCTGACGATGCTGTCGTTCCTGCCGGCCATGCTGCTGATGATGACCAGCTTCACGCGGATCATCATCGTGCTGTCGCTGCTGCGCCAGGCGATCGGCACCGCGTCGACGCCGCCGAACCAGGTGCTGGTGGGGCTCGCCCTGTTCGTCACCTTCTTCGTGATGTCGCCGGTGCTGAACACGGCCTACCAGGACGCCTACAAGCCTTTCTCGGAAAACCGCATCGGCTTCGACGACGCGTTGCAGCGCGGCGTCGAACCCTTCAAGCATTTCATGCTGCGCCAGACGCGCGAATCCGATCTCGCCCTGTTCGCGAAGATCGCCAAGGCGCCGCCGATGAACGGCCCCGAGGACGTGCCGCTGCGCCTGTTGCTGCCCGCCTTCGCCACCAGCGAGATCAAGACCGGCTTCCAGATCGGCTTCACGATCTTCATCCCTTTCCTGATCATCGATCTGGTAGTGGCCAGCGTGCTGATGTCGATGGGCATGATGATGGTCTCGCCCGCCACTATTTCGCTGCCGTTCAAACTGATGCTGTTCGTGCTCGCCGATGGCTGGCAACTGCTGATCGGTTCGCTCGCGCAAAGCTTTCTGACGTAG
- the fliQ gene encoding flagellar biosynthesis protein FliQ, with translation MTPETVMTIAHQAMQVALMLSAPLLLVALAVGLVVSLFQAATQINESTLSFIPKLIAVFVALIVAGPWMLNLMLDYMRQMLNGIPGMIG, from the coding sequence ATGACTCCGGAAACCGTCATGACGATCGCGCACCAGGCGATGCAGGTCGCGCTGATGCTCTCGGCCCCGCTGCTGCTGGTCGCGCTCGCCGTGGGCCTGGTGGTGAGCCTGTTCCAGGCCGCCACCCAGATCAACGAATCGACGCTGTCGTTCATCCCCAAGCTGATCGCCGTCTTCGTCGCGCTGATCGTCGCCGGGCCGTGGATGTTGAACCTGATGCTCGACTACATGCGCCAGATGCTCAACGGGATCCCGGGCATGATCGGCTGA
- the fliR gene encoding flagellar biosynthetic protein FliR: protein MLSLTSAQLETWLGLFVWPFARFLALITTAPVLSERAIPARVKVGLAALLSVLVAPTLGALPAVNVGSGAGLWLLGEQMLIGASMGLTMRVVFAAVESAGEFAGLQMGLSFAQLIAPGSDGSTLALARFLQIIATLVFLAVDGHLRLIATLAGTFQTMPIVADRPGLLVDGAHWHLLADWGTLVFWAGLMLSLPVVAALLIANLALGILNRAAPQIGIYQVGFAITLITGFLVIDLVLPNATPFLMHLFDLGQDTLDRIQQGYHH, encoded by the coding sequence ATGCTCTCGCTCACCTCCGCCCAGCTCGAAACCTGGCTTGGCCTGTTCGTCTGGCCCTTCGCCCGCTTCCTCGCCCTGATCACCACCGCCCCCGTGCTGAGCGAGCGCGCCATTCCGGCGCGCGTCAAGGTCGGCCTCGCGGCGCTGTTGTCGGTGCTGGTGGCACCCACCCTCGGCGCCCTGCCCGCCGTCAATGTCGGCAGCGGCGCGGGGCTCTGGCTGCTCGGCGAACAGATGCTGATCGGCGCGTCGATGGGCCTGACGATGCGGGTCGTGTTCGCCGCGGTCGAGAGCGCCGGCGAGTTCGCGGGCCTGCAGATGGGGCTGTCGTTCGCGCAGCTCATCGCGCCGGGTTCGGACGGCTCGACGCTCGCGCTCGCGCGCTTTCTGCAGATCATCGCGACGCTGGTGTTCCTCGCGGTCGACGGTCACCTGCGCCTGATCGCCACGCTCGCGGGAACGTTCCAGACGATGCCGATCGTCGCCGATCGCCCCGGGCTGCTGGTCGACGGCGCGCACTGGCATCTGCTGGCGGACTGGGGCACGCTGGTGTTCTGGGCCGGCCTGATGCTGTCGCTGCCCGTGGTGGCGGCGCTGTTGATCGCGAATCTCGCGCTCGGCATCCTGAACCGCGCCGCGCCGCAGATCGGCATTTACCAGGTGGGCTTCGCGATCACGCTGATCACCGGCTTTCTGGTGATCGATCTGGTGCTGCCGAACGCGACGCCCTTTCTGATGCATCTGTTCGACCTCGGCCAGGATACGCTGGACCGGATCCAGCAGGGCTATCATCACTGA